tccgcattgagacaatgggggagctctgattggtggAGGAGCAGAATCTTTCCGGTCCTCCCatcttcctattggtcaacacctcagcagtaaggtcagcggaagtgagctctcctgcacatgcgcagcgtccccttcccttagacatgcgcagtcccgggttaGAGGAGGGGTGGATCatcgacggccggaactgtcagccggttgcctggaaaccttttctcgaggatatgtgggggaaggggaacaatgggtgggggcgGGACTCCCGCCTCTGCGCGCTGGGCAGTGACGTCACCTCGGAGCGGACTTATTGATTTAGAGGACGtactcctttgtgatgtcacaatgtggcggttggacaatgagtttcagactaaaacctcctcctctgggcaacatctgggagcaaatcaatgtccccCCCTTTCAGAaggtcataaaatataggagcagaattaggccattcaacccgatgaaaaatctgtctaactccttcctaaatgtgctcactgtcccagctccaccgcactctggggtagtgaattccacagattcacagccctttgggagaagcagtttctcctcaactcttcaGATTTTCctccctcttttttaaaataatctttattgtcacaaataggcttacattaacactgcaatgaagttactctgaaaagcccaacTTCCTTTTCGAccacacacggagaattcagaatgtccaaattatctaacagcatgtctttcggggcttgtgggaggaaattgaaaCACctggtggaatcatagaatttacagtgcagaaggaggacattcagcccatcgaatcggcaccagcccctggaaagagcaccccagcccagcccacgcctccaccccatccccgtaacccaatcaacgcacctaacctttttggacactaaggggaatttatcatggccaatccacctaacctgcacatctttggactgtgggaggaaactggagcacccgtacaaaacctacgaagacacagggagaacatgcagactccacacagccagtgacccaagccggaatcgaacctgggaccctggagatgtgaagcaactgtgctaaccactgtgctaccatgccggccaTCTTATCCTAAGACTTATCCTTATCCTAAAGTTCTTTTCCTAAGAACCTCTTGTTCTggaatgcctgaaagacgtgctattaggtgaattgaacattctgaattctccttcagtgtaccctaacaggcgccagaatgatgCGActtgtaacttcattgccgtggtttaaaaaaaaattttaagtacccaattcattttttccaattaaagggtaatttagcatggcctgcatatctttgggttgtgggggcgaaacccatgcaaacacggggagaatgtgcaaactctgcatggacagtgacccagatccaggatcgaacctggtacctcggtgccatgaggcggcagtgctaaccactgtgccgccattgcggtgttaatgcaagcctacttgtgacaaaaataaagattattattattaagtgggagtagcctctccaaggcagccttcaggatgcgcgacaatgccaagcagaaacttatagccaagttccgcacacacgagtacggccttgaccgggaccttggattcatgttgcattacattcaccccccgccccccaccaccaccatctggcctgggcttgcaaaattctaccaattgtcctggcttgagacaattcacacctctttaacctgtgattatccctctctccagtcactcagtCTGGACCTGTAAggattaattacctgcaaagactcgcattcaaaagtaacgtcttgtatcattgactttgtctatgtatatgtttctggaacccacctcttcattcaccggaggaaggagctgtggtccgaaaactagtgattcgaaacaaacctgttggactttaacctggtgttgtaagacttcatactgtgctcaccccagtccaatgtcggcatTACCATATTAAAGTAAAGGGGCAAActggcagcccggtggcacagtggttagtgctgctgcctcacggcgccgaggtcccaggttcgatcccggctccgtatggagtttgcacattctccctgtgtttgcgtgggtttcacccccacaacccaaagatgtgcagggtatgtgaactggtaatgctaaattgccccttaattggaaaaaataaattgggtactctaaaaaaattttttaaagtaaAAGGGCAAAGTCTATTTATTGTTTAAGGGATACATTCCTAATAAAAATAGTGTTTATCCATTATTGCTTCTAGTTTTTTGCAGTAAAAGATATAAAACCTGAAGTTTTTGCCTGATGActctttaatttgttcactgggtttagaatttatttaAAGTTACTTATCTTTTCAGAAATCTTAAACAGTTGATTTAGagctacaagtttcaacttcccattaagcctcaggcaacttctgtctctctattgcccatgtcaatgacagcccagtaacagagcggAGGACTGGATATGCCGTCACTCCCtgtaggagctggaatcagtagaaagaagaaccatagtttctggttgagctttgtgttatctgtctgaccatgatgaccatatataaatagctaaacaggtaatatgttgtgatgagggtttagaaacaaaCCCTGGGTAGACCTGTTCAttgaagctgtgggcttgtcagctgtacagtgaaaccaggcatccaacagccacagagacctctaatattggacactgggtttaaccctgttctgtattaaacagacctatctgatactggcggtgatatagttaatctgacccttcattcaattccaaaagtgaataacattgattcaagcacagtgattactctgttaatctgtgaacaaagtggtgtcagttcatgcagatctctgtctgaactcgatttcattacttatttttgttactgactggtctagtgtccaatctaaaaggacggtagcacagtggttagcacagtcacttcacagctccaggttcaattcccggcttgggtcactgtcagtgtggagcctgcacgttctccccgtgtctgcgtgggtttccatcgggtgctccagtttcctcccacagtccaaagatgtgcaggttaggtggattggttgtgataaattgcccttagtgtccaaaaaagattagctggggttactgggttacgggggtagggtggaggcatgggcttaagtagggtctccttccaagagccagtgcagactcgatgggccaaatggcctccttctgcactgtaaattccatgattccttctctgacacagctttttgatttgtgtttcctgtctgcaaaaccTCTCTGCTCATCGCCTGGGAAAGGTGATTACAAAGGACATTGTTGTAAGTAAAGGGTAGAAATccagaactgacaattctagtcatcagagaacatacttttccctctcaaactataaatcactgttccccacacactccctattgatCATTGATCGAATACATCCTCCTATCACATTACCATGGGCACCTCACCaacagagagacaggaaggtgctggaggatggaCTGGAAATGGGGCTCTACCAATCAGTGCATGAGGTTTGGGACGATGTGGGGGGGTTATGGTATCGTGACCCACAGGGTTCAGTTCTCATGTCCAAAGCAAGGAGTCATGGGAACAGGGTACAAAGAGACACAATTTGGAtcctgaacattgtgaacatccttttactttggttgtctttgatcctcaagtcattctGTCTTTATCATCTTGTTTGTTTCATTAATTAATATTTATTATAAAAATGTTGATTTTTCggacttttcatgattagattgatgcacttgcgggaaagtgggtgagaggggttgacaggctctttttaaaaataaatttagagtagcgaattatgttttatccaattaaggggcaatttagcagagccaatccatcaatcctgcacatctttgggttgtggggtgagacccacgcagacacggggagaatgtgcaaactccacacggtcagtgacctgggctgggattgaacccggggcctcagcgccacgaggcagtggtgctaaccactgcaccactgtgccatccctggcAGACTCTTTtatcagaaagtgagtccctccaatgtaattggcaaaggagccagagagagagatgagattttatttttgacacatgaagtgtgtgtgattctctaattttggagatgcactcatccaggtaactggagagtgacccatcacactcctgacctctgGATAATGGATAGGCTTTCAGGAGTTCGGAGGTGAGTGACTCacaacaggattcccagcctctgacccatccttgtagccacagtatttatatggctagtccagttcagtttctggtcaatggtaatgttgatagtggggtaaaTGGGGTGGTTAGATTCTCAtgagggaggtggtcattgcctgccatttgtgtggctcaaagttacttgcaggactgcagagctcagatctgatccattggttgttggattgtttagctctgtctgttgattgctgcttttgatgtttggcatgcaaatagtccggTTTCATTCTTAATAACACTCCTGCCTCGCAGTGcaggaacccggattcaattccagccttgggtgactgtctgtgtggagtttgcatattctccccgtgtttgcaagggtttcctccatcgctctggagtcctcccatagtccaaagatatacaggttgagtgaggttatggggatatggcagaGGAATAGACTGAGGTAGCTGTTCTGggtacggttggtgcagactcgatgggccgattggtccccttctgtactgtagaattccattctatggaataaacatccttgcagattcttacagctttgtggctgggccatttcagagtcaaccacattgttgtggatctggagtcacatgtagtccagaccaggtaaggaggcagatttccttcccgaaagggcattagtaaaccagatgggttttttcaccAACAATGGAGAAGATCATTAGACTTATAGTTTGTGTTTTTAATGTATGTATTTTATACCAAATACAATCAATTATACAAACAAACAACAACCAAATACCGTTGGCTTTCAAACAGTTTCtcattttccccctttttctcccTAAACTACCCCAACATCCTTTTCCcaactgaaacccccccccccctcccctcccccaccgggcAACAAACATATCCTTaaatagagacagaaagacccTCCGTCCTACGCagaaccctcttcaccctcggagaaCCCTTCTCCAATTCCGCcaaatcccccaaccatgccgaTACCTTCGGTGGGGCGACCGACCTCCAACCCAGTGAGATTCGCCGCCGGGCAATCATAGTGGTGAAGACccacttcccctccagcagctctggcagatccgaaacaccagaaagccccacctcggaaatcaatggccagaatcccccaacttcgggcacacccaaaacatgtgaacatgattgacaggtcccctcctgtacctctcacatctgtcctcaacctcAGGGAAGAACCCATCCATACCAGCCCGAGTCACAAATGCAAAAAACAACATAACATTTACAAAATTTGTATATACACGTCGAGACAGAAATTTACAAggattcccaaggcagcgggaggtgttgacagtcaatggatgggaggcgggtttgtgagatggactgggcggtgttcacgactctctgaagtttcttgcagtcttggaccgagcagttgccaggccaggctgtgatgcaatcagataagatgctttctatagtacatctgttaaagttggtaagagtcaatgtggaagtgccgaatttccttagttgcctgaggaagtataggcgctgttgtgcttacagcagaatccaacccgtcaTCACTCATGAACTTGCTGGTGCCTCACCAGGTATgttgaccgagtgaatcctttctcacacacggtgcaggtgaatggcctctccccggtatgAAGACACTGGTGTGCCTGCAAAGTGGCtaactgagcaaatcccttcccacagaccgagcaggtgaatggcctcttcccagtgtgaactcgctggtgtgcctgcagattgGGTAACTTAGTGAATTCCTTTCCACACACAGTGCaggggaacggcctctccccggtgtgaatttgttggtgtacctgtaggtgggataactgagtgaatcctatcccacactgagagcaggtgaatggcctctccccagtgtgaactcgctggtgtgcctgcaggttgtgTAACTGAATGAATTCCTTTCCACACACACtgcaggtgaacggtttctccccagtgtgaattcgctggtgtacctgtaggtgggataactgagtgaatgcggtcccacactgagagcaggtgaatggcctctccccagtgtgaactcgctgatgtgcctgcaggttggataaccgagtgaatcctgtcccacaatcagagcaggtgaatggcctctccccagtgtgaattcgctggtgcgtcAGCAAATAGGCTGAGTttcgaaacctctttgtgcagtgagagcagctaaacggtctctcctcagtgtgaatttgttggtgtgtcagcagttgggatgaataACTGAACCCCTttccacacgtggagcaggtgaatagcctctccgTGTCGTGGACTGGCTGGTGCCTGTGTAGGTTGGATAacagagcaaatcccttcccacacatggagcaggtgaatggcttctccctgaCGTGGACTGACTGGTGAGTGTGCAGGTTGGATAACagcgcaaatcccttcccacatgtggagcaggtgaaaggcctctctccagtgtgactgcgccgatgagtttccagtacagatgggaatctgaatcccttcccgcagtccCCACATtgccaccgtttctccatggtccAGTCACGCTTATGTTTAAAACCTTCTGAAGCAGAAAGAAGATAAGCCTttatccttctcgattcaaaggccgatgatattcaagtCCCggtgaattgagtgactcagtcagatggagacGTGAGGTTTGGTTTGAGATTGCTGTCTGGAAttcttcctcttctaatatcctgtaaaggaatttacaaatgtcatcactgtcagtacatgctagaaattcagaacagacaattctagtttctctggaatattctttcccctctcattccccaaaaggtgtaaatctccatcccacacactctccctccattctcactctgctgtgtctaatattcaccctcccaattctcctgaaggtgctgattcaggctgattgacagatccgtgctcactgcttcctgtccaggaCACAGACATCTGAAAATATTTGTGCAGGCTGCCAGCCTAACGGAAATATGTAACTGGACTAAAATTGTGTTTAATGTTCAGGATTGTTTCAGATGGTTAAGATACAGGGGGCTGTGATTGATCACGATCTTGAACTTGCTGCCAGTGAGGGTCCTCAAGCAGAGCTGATCAATAATTTCTAACTGAAATTGGATGGATGCTGCAGGGTTACAGAATGGGACCCACTCCAGACTGACAGAATTGGTCGACATCAACTCGAGTTGTCCTTCTGTGCCACAACGACGTTATGACTGGAAATCtgttgggtgaaaatattcacgaatagacctttcTGGTGAGCAAGAGAAGCAATGTATTGttacagagctctgggagaagagTCCCAGAACCCGTGGAAACATCTTCCCGTTCGAGCCAGGGCTTACGCTGGTTTAATATACAGTTTCAAAAAGCGGAATTAGTTTGTGTACTCATTTACATGTAGCCAATCGATTCCCCGATTAACACATTCAGATCACATTTCTCCAATCAGGTCCTTACACATTAGGTTTGTAATTGATaatgtggaaagatgtgtcatttgaaacatggaagtctggcaataccggatttaagaaacatgagaggatgcagggaaagatcccacaaatggttaatagcagctgcaaagagcaggattataaaatgcagattccttcttccaaacagACTTAGCAAACAGACAGGATTTTTGTAAGcacctggaaaagcatggatgaggtgataaatgtaaacctttcaagttataaccaagtggatttttagcatacagctaaaagcaatgtttcacaccttcattgaaattaactatcttagtaagcagctggaaaggaaaggatgagattcagttgaatttggtgacaatactaggtgtgaaattttgctaatatcaggtaaattaaataaaattggagactatcagtctacgagaaacataatttaaagctaaaatcaaagtgaaaattatgagctggggacacaattggaaaataaaactatagaaatgacagggacCAAGATTCACACCCCTCTtgcaatcaaagcattttgaatatcacaaaggaactttgaacatcacaaaggaactttgaacatcacaaaagacgatgtaatcagatctgagggctgaggccatgcccaaaatgaatacttagtcgtgtgttagaaaattcagattaaaggtaccttttacaatccaagtgaaataaaagttactttacaataaagacataaaaacttaataactgcttgaaaaatatataaacccagagaccagagcaggaactacaagaaccagagggagagagagagagagagagagaagggacaagagaagcaagcagagtcagcttacagtcagctcggtcatggggcaAAGCAAggtagccgagctaaaacagctaatacatccaaggaagactagaatttaaagaggaggcagagtcagctcagagccagccagcagagccagctctcacagctcggtacatgggaaagataggacatagcaaccgagctaaccagcgaatacatctaaagaagaccagattttaaaaagattgattgtcaagttgggcctgaaggtcccttcaaccaaccagaaggatccagaagcaagatctttttacttttctgtaaagacagtgattgcatcttttaaaagaaaaaatatataataataaaataacttaaaagttttaacctgaaatagtgtttattccaaagtctactttaactTACTttacaatgcgggacccaggatcgatactactaagtggtaagtaaatgaaatcttcagtgaaggtatgggttataccgggggataacttgaaaatatagtttgacctgaatagcacccaccgaatcCCTGTTCactatttagaatgtcggccctttttggaaaagggggacttctaagaatagtggtgagttttcaacaacaggttACATTGTTCCAATCAGCTCTTTACATTTGTGATTACATATTGGTCATGGTGTCTCAGGGAGTGATGCACAAAGAGGGCCTCTTCCTCTTTTGGTTGCTATTTTGATTTTGGTCACTCGCTCCTGTGGTTGTGGAGCAATGGGTCAGTTACATACACAGGATGCACCTGGTCAGGGGACACTTGTTTTCATCAAAGTTTGTGTTCAGCAGAATTCAGTGTTCATACATTCGAAGGTGACAGGGTGTGTATTATACGGCCTTTGCGGCATGCGGCTTCAGAGATGTTCCGTATCTACACCTTACCTGTAGCTCATCAACTACCCTTCACATGAAGTCCTCCACACATTGTTCGATATTTCTGTCATCTTTGTTGTTGCCAGGTGCACATATCAAAGGGTTCAATGTTCCAGTCTCATCGTCTGTCACTGTGCTAGCAACAGGCATCATCTGAGCCACCATGACTTTACAGCAAGTATTAAAACATCCAATAATTAAACAACATATTACAAGGATTATGACTCGCCCATGTGTCAGGTATGATCACCAGGATCCTCCCAGTAACCAATCTAACCATCCATTCCCCGGTGATTCATGTAACTTTTTAACCTCCTGGTGGATATGATCCGCAAGGTTAGTGATGTTCTCCGAGCTGTCAGGAATATAGGTACAACATTCGGAGCCAATTCTGGTACAAGTTCCACCCTCACTAAGCAGGAGGTAAtttagggccattcggttttgcagTGTCACTGTCCTTATTGCTACCATTTCGGTGCTCATCTTGATCAGTGCCTCGGTAGTATCGTTTGCCACTTCTTCCAGAATGTTAGCGACCTTTCGTAGTTCTTTTATGGCAAAGGCCACTCctatggtggtgatggtggggttgggggggggtgggggggtaaaattCCAAAGTATCGCTGTGTCTCGGTTATCTCTTTTCTGTAAGGCCTGGGTTCTCTCTCAGGGTCCGTATGTGGTGTACATAGGGAACAACATATCCTAAGTAGCAGGATCCTGTCGACTTACTGGGAGCCATGGGTAAGCTTTGTGTCCACAAATAAAGTGGACATTATAATGTACCGTTATATGCTGTGTATCGCATCGGATTAGTTCCCATTGTCACTACCCAGATCCACTCTCTTGCCCCTGGGTATGTGTTATTGGGCAACTCTTTCAGCTATGCATATCCCTTGGAGATGTCATATGTCCATCGGCATGTGCTGTGTCCCACGCTAATCACCCTGGGCCATCCCGTTGGGGTTCTTTGCAGACATAACACCTCATTAGTCCACCTCATATCAGTGATTGCGAACCATGGTGGAGCTTGGGTGAAATTATACCGGGGTTGGTAAAACCCGGTGAACACCCCTGAGATGGTACCCTGCCTTCTTCCATTGTTCTAGCTGTATGGCGTATATATCTATCCCCGCGATATCGTCCATCGATTTCCCCCGCGTCTCGTTCTGCTGAATTATTCACGCTGCCACCTCCGTTATATTAAAGGGCACTGATCTCAGGGGTAATCCCCCTTTTGCATGGGTTGGCACATGGGCACACACCCAACAGCTAGAGACATCTATGCCTTTCGCATATAAACATGACATGTACAAGTAGGTATTTACATGCAAGTCCCGTTAATCCTGCGTTGGGAGTCTACTCCCGGTTACTACCATCAAACATATTATCATTCTTACAGCAAACATCATGGGTCTTCTGCAGTTTTTCGGAATTTTGGTTGTGTGGAGTTACCTGATTTGAACATAAATACATATTTTTACTCTCGGTATACTTTTAATTGTGCCCAATGTTTCCATCGTCCCATACCCTTTATGTTCGCACATACACAGGTATCCCCACTGATCAGGACTTGATATGGTCCTGTCCATCGGGGGCGAACCCAGGCTTTCCAGGTAGCACCTTTACCATCACCTTCGTCTCTGCTGTAGGGACATCAGGGAATGCGGTCCAAAATAAGTCCAGATTTTTCTCCTTTGTCTCCTGCCCAGTCCACACTGGCTGCCGCATTTCCTTTAACTGATTACGGAGCTCTAATATGTATCTACGCGTCCTGTCCCTTATCGGACTATTTCTTCTCCCCGTTATTATCCCCTGCACAGTTGCATAGCTCATCCCGTCGTCACCTCATAGGATGATAATCCAGTTGTTCGGTTTGGGCTCGCTCTTAACTTCATTAGGACAATGAGCAGCACATCTACCCATTGCTGCCGATTCTCCCCTAGAGCCTTTGTCAGGGCAGTTTTTAGGGTCCTATTCATCTGCTCTACCATTCCTAAGCTTTGGGGATGGTCAGGGATGTGGAATTTTTGTTCAATCCCCATCGACTCACATGTTTTCTTCATTACTGTTCCAGTAAAGTGTGTTCCTTGGTCCGAATCTAGTTGCAAGGGTATCCCCCAGCGAGGAATCACATCCTTGTCTAATATTCATGCCACGGTTGTGGCTGTGCAGTCGCGGGTTTGGAATGCCTCCACCCATCTGGTAAATTGGTTAATTATTACTAGGCAGTATCGTTCTCCCTGGCTCGGGGGTTGTGATCCAGTAAAGTCAATTTGGAGATTCTCCCAGGGTCCCTTTGGTCTCGGCTGATGTGCCACCCAGATCTTTACGGGGCGCCCCGGGTTGTACTGCGCACATGggatgcatctctgacagtgcttaGCTATATCTC
This portion of the Scyliorhinus torazame isolate Kashiwa2021f chromosome 5, sScyTor2.1, whole genome shotgun sequence genome encodes:
- the LOC140420709 gene encoding uncharacterized protein gives rise to the protein MEKRWQCGDCGKGFRFPSVLETHRRSHTGERPFTCSTCGKGFALLSNLHTHQSVHVREKPFTCSMCGKGFALLSNLHRHQPVHDTERLFTCSTCGKGFSYSSQLLTHQQIHTEERPFSCSHCTKRFRNSAYLLTHQRIHTGERPFTCSDCGTGFTRLSNLQAHQRVHTGERPFTCSQCGTAFTQLSHLQVHQRIHTGEKPFTCSVCGKEFIQLHNLQAHQRVHTGERPFTCSQCGIGFTQLSHLQVHQQIHTGERPFPCTVCGKEFTKLPNLQAHQRVHTGKRPFTCSVCGKGFAQLATLQAHQCLHTGERPFTCTVCEKGFTRSTYLVRHQQVHE